From Periophthalmus magnuspinnatus isolate fPerMag1 chromosome 1, fPerMag1.2.pri, whole genome shotgun sequence:
CCTGATTGGTCCGGTCACTTCCTGTGTGAGTCAGCAGATCCTGCAGCAGCCTCTGATTGGTCGGCAGAGACAGCCCCAGGAGGAAGCGCAGGAAAAGGTCCAGGTGTCCGTTTGGACTGTGTAAGGCCTGGTCCACAGCAGAGCGGTAGAAGGCCTCAGGGTCTGGACTCTCAGAGGAGTGTGGTGGCTCCAGCAGGTTCtctccagagctgaagaaggtgtgatggacgtgaagagcagccagaaactcctgcacactcagatggatgaagcagtagaccttgtcctggtacaggcctggctcctctctaaagATCTGTGTGAGCACtccagagtacactgaggccGCTGCAACGTCCAGCCCACATTCGCTCAGGTCACACTCGTAGAAGATCAggtttcctttctgcagctgctcaaaggccagttttcccagagaCCACACCATCTCCGTGGTCTCTGGAGTCCAGTGAAGATCCTCTCCTGATctctggtggtacttgatgtTCTGAACTTTGGCCTGCACCACCAGGAAGTGAACGTACATCTGTGTGAGAGTCCGGGGCAGCTCTGGTTCCTCTGTTTGTTCCAGAAGCTTCTGTAGGACTGTGGAGAGGATCCAGCAGAAGATCGGGATGTGACTCATGATGTGGAGGCTGCGGATGCTCTTGATGTGGGAGATGACGGCTGTGGCCTGTTCTCTGAACCTCTTCATGAAGTACTGCTCCTTCTGCAGGTCGGTGAACCCTCGcacctctgtcaccatggagacgcactCAGCAGGGATCTGATTGGCCGCGGCGGGGCGCGTGGTTATCCAGAGGCGAGCGGAGGGAAGCAGACTCCCCCTGATGAGGTTTACCAGCAGCACGTGCACTGAGGCCGACTCTGTGGGGTCGGTCAGGACTCGGGTTCTGCTGAAGTCCAGAGGAGgtctgcactcgtccagaccgtcaaagatgaagagcacctggaGCTGTTGGAAGCTGCACAGATCTTTGGATGGACTGAAGAAGTGGTGCAGCAGTCCCACCAGGCTGAACTGTGTGTCTCTGAGCACATTGAGTTCTCTGAAAGTGAACGGGAACAGCAGCTGGAGGTCCTGGTGGGCGTGgccttcagcccagtccagactCAACTTCTGAGTCAGCACCGTTTTCCCCACGCCGGCCACGCCCTTCGTCAGCAccactctgattggctctggtGAGTGGGGGCGGGGTTTAAAGATGTCTTCACATGTGATGGTGGTCTCTGGAGCGGCCAGTTTCCTGGACGTGGTCtccatgtgtctgacctcatgttcctCGTTGACCTCTGAAGCTCCGccctctgtgatgtagagctctgtgtagatcAGGGTCAGGGGGGCGGAGTCTCCTGCTTTAGCCACGCCCTCAAACACATGGCTGAACCTCTGCTGCAGATCAGACTTCAGTTTATCGCTGAATCCAACTTTACTCCCTTTAAAGACAGAAGAGTTATAAAGTTAAACATGTAATAATTCatatggaagggcatctgacacacagggagggcatctgacacacagggagggcatctggaggtTCTTACTGTTGAACAGGCGCTGGGCCAGATGCTCCTGGTCCATCCTCTTCAGGAAGTCCAGGGTGATGTTCAGaacctctctgctctcctcctcactctcggtgcattctgggtaatctgaGGCCAGGAGGCTGTGGAGCCTCTGGAGCTGCTGTTGGACAAACCTCAGGACCTGCTCCTCCAGACGCTGGAACAGAACAATAAGAGAAGAGTTTTAGTCAAGGAGAGTACCTGAGGAGCACCCCGAGAACCCCACACACGCTGCGCTCGTGGGGTACTCACCCTGAATATGGCGGCCAGCTGCTCCTTTAGGCCTGGCTCcctgtaaaaaacaataaatgcatCATTTATTTGTTCCACACTCATGGTCCATAAAAGAACAGGAGACAAGAGTCAAACTGGGTTATAAAGACAGCTCAGTGTTTCCATAAAGAGCAGTGGTTCTGCACAGCACTAAACCTGGGACCAGCATCACCACCACAGAGTTCACACGCTCAGGACACACATGtaaacatcaggtttgtcatgaGAGCCTGAAAAGTGTTCACcccagacacaacaggagaCTGGCACTACTGGCCCTGGGCTTTTCCAGCAGCATTCTGAGGGCATCAGTAGAAGATCCTTTGAGCTTTTGCAGTGTGGCCTTCTTATATTTGCACCACAGTGGGGCTGAATACAAGGGTGTACAGGAggtccacacacagagacagtgaACAGGAGAGTCCCTCTGAGCAGGGACCAGCTGCCTTTGGGACAATTTACATCATCAGGTTTGATGGACAAAGACTTGAGCCTCAGGTCTAAAGACTATGGGTGCTGCTGGTAAAATGTTAGAAAGGCTGATCTTTGGTTAAATGCActtgaaaaaagtcaaattcatCATCTCCTGTAGGACAGTTGTTTCACTCTGATGGTGGATTCAGGGCAGGTTCAGAACAGCTGATTCTCTGAGACCTCTGTACAATCTGTAGAAGACCCTGTGATCCTGTCCCACCTGAACTCATCTGTCTCACACTGAGAGTAGCTCCATTCAAACACAGGATCACTGTTTGCACTGATGAAGGACGagcagcaggtggcgctgtcctgAGAACATGTTCAGATCTCTGGATTAAGCAGGTCTTACCTCTGGTCTTCAGGAGGATCCTCTCTAAACTCAGGAGGAGGGGTTCTGGAGCGGTCACttttcagagacacagagctgggAGCAGGTCTGGGTTTAGACCCGGGGCCAGGTCCAGGTGGGTCCAtgttgtaggagctggaatcagaaAAGTCCATTTGAACACaatgttttcatgtatttttattgttatgtatttatttatttatttctctcatttatagaaaaagaaaaaatttgaAATCTGTccactggacaaattgttgtaagtgaagatgtttctctgctcatccaagccgcttcttcagttctggtcagattactggtggccactgccttgaATCCATCTAAAGGGAGGGGCTAATGTCACTGGGACTGTACACATTTATTGTCTCTAGTTTCAGCTGAAATAAgtctattcagcccttaatgaccctgctatctacagcttcctgcttctgaagagtgcagacgcaaatcttgcttgctcctgctgcttccttctttactttgctttttaatcattttacctctttcagtgctggaagatttgtttagttatgatatTCTTtgaagtaaaccaagacttttaaaccatttttacattttaaacaaaatttctgacgagccagcgacatgtctggaagaagaaacaaaaggaattaTTTCTGCAAACGCTGTCGGAAATATCAAGAAaaaattaatgagctacaagtatgcatatttgttttagaatctgaaaaaaggacttcaccagaCGCTCCCGgtgacttccagtggtaagcagcctacagttgctttcagagaagagggtttaaaaaactgctactttcaacttaaacctgagtgatacagtgtcttttccaaaactttgtaaagacaagaatgccaAGCAAACGCGACAAGTGGTAAGaggcaatgctaatatagttacatcacccaaaatacaacttacaagCACATTTTTACCATTGACACAggctgatgttgatgttaatatgcaaacagaaaaaatggatttttgtcacaaaataaGAACAATGacgttggcaaaagagcggcggccGACAGGCGATCTTTGCCAaatgtcaaggtcagagatacgctgttgctaggagacggtgctatcagagatttgtgagccacagaggaatccaaacctGCTCTTATCCCAGTTCCactgtttctgagattacaaaactcttGCCAAAAGCTTTGTCAATACACCGAGGAGTTTAACTGCTGATTGTGCAAGTGGGTGCAGGTGACACCGGATtggaacagactgaaatcttgaaaaagtattcactgatttgaggagcttgataaagtggaggttaaaactttcatcagtggacctctttccagcatagacagaaggaagatgaacaaatttacccggctgcttcagctgaacacatggctgttcactgaatgtgcagccagaggactgcactacattgagaactttgatctattctggaaacgagaggacctgttcaagagAAATGGCCCctacctgagcagaggtggagtaagagtgttgacggataacctcctccacgctctgaggcaccggcccagacagggtcctgggccactgagagaaaagaggaatgagagaagcattcctgctgcgccaaccagagaccgagccaatgtgtcagcaccaccagcagcaccacaactacaaccaccacctcccccagcgaaggagtcaccaccagcagcacaaccatctccctcAGCAAGGGATtcagcaccaccaccaccaccttcacaagtgaaggattcatctccagtgtcacttccctcagggccctcgtcacaggccttgaacctgtctgtgacatcCACTCCCTccagggactcctcactctccttttcctccccaccatCACCCATGGTCCTTcccaaccatctagaaagtctcaacagatcaggaattaagatggctcccctcacacctaatgCAGTGTGAtcgagagttctggcatcaactatgcagaactcttccccgtacccacctgtcccccctcgtctttcacccaaactcccccctgatccgcctcctcggccctcacctggtccttcacccaaactcccccccttccctgccctcccccagagctgttatcaccaagagctaggacacacagggcctctgctgtctcgggacatacagtcatgataaagataatatcatgctgaggcctgtgatggagctatatctacagttacatcacgaagactgattaacagaaggacagttagactgtccaatcagagacatttagtttacattccctgtaagacgataacatccagtcctactgaaactaatctgaaacttgctgtcatttttaattaatgattttatttcttcttttaatcttgacttGATATTTTTAACCgaaacatggcttgacaaaaacacaggtaatgcagttctagtggaatcaactccacccaacttcaaatttgaatctgaaacatgagtaaacaaaaagggtggaggtgtgaggtgagatagatagatagatagatagatagatagatagatagataagatagatagataagatagatagataagatagatagatagatagatagatagatagatagatagatagattagatagattagatagattagatagattagatagatagatagatagatagatagatagatagatagatagatagatagatacaaaCAATTTGTTCACTcacaggctcaaaacagttctgtttagctgtgcatataactgaaaggtttttattctgcactcttgttacatttttgatgattatttgggattatttatgatttaatttgtgtgattttcttattgtgtaaagcactttgactttGTGTCtggattgtgctatacaaataaacattgttttgggtctgataatggagttatagatggaggaCAGGTGACTCAGGCTCCATTCCTGTTTAGGGAAGGATTCTCTTgcctaaaaaaaaactttaactctcctctcaaaccatttttttccccctctggctcagatctgaacctcactctcttcacaggaggttagtgtctttgagatgtagatgaacTGCAGACtctggtcctgagctgctctctctcgatgttggttcattctcttatgaagtgtctgtttagtttctccagtgtgatgctcactcttcactgaatggagtagacacattactttgtttatgtctctgggttttgtcctttgggtgaaccactttctgtcttaaagtgtttgtgggtttgaaataaaccagaatctcaaactgtctgaaacatTTTccagacacacccgctgtgtaaggaatagttacactttccttctaggttcagattccctgttgtcctgttttttgtctctcttagatctattgaaggctcATTTTGGATCTCCACAAACAGAGAGGTCTTTCTCcatgtgttgttcctccttcacttttccctctgtgtttgtggcttGAGCTCTGTGATGTAGAGGAcgactctgagtt
This genomic window contains:
- the LOC117375400 gene encoding NACHT, LRR and PYD domains-containing protein 3-like, which gives rise to MDPPGPGPGSKPRPAPSSVSLKSDRSRTPPPEFREDPPEDQREPGLKEQLAAIFRRLEEQVLRFVQQQLQRLHSLLASDYPECTESEEESREVLNITLDFLKRMDQEHLAQRLFNRSKVGFSDKLKSDLQQRFSHVFEGVAKAGDSAPLTLIYTELYITEGGASEVNEEHEVRHMETTSRKLAAPETTITCEDIFKPRPHSPEPIRVVLTKGVAGVGKTVLTQKLSLDWAEGHAHQDLQLLFPFTFRELNVLRDTQFSLVGLLHHFFSPSKDLCSFQQLQVLFIFDGLDECRPPLDFSRTRVLTDPTESASVHVLLVNLIRGSLLPSARLWITTRPAAANQIPAECVSMVTEVRGFTDLQKEQYFMKRFREQATAVISHIKSIRSLHIMSHIPIFCWILSTVLQKLLEQTEEPELPRTLTQMYVHFLVVQAKVQNIKYHQRSGEDLHWTPETTEMVWSLGKLAFEQLQKGNLIFYECDLSECGLDVAAASVYSGVLTQIFREEPGLYQDKVYCFIHLSVQEFLAALHVHHTFFSSGENLLEPPHSSESPDPEAFYRSAVDQALHSPNGHLDLFLRFLLGLSLPTNQRLLQDLLTHTGSDRTNQETVKYIKQKLNDEGLSAERKLNLLHCLNEMNDLSLVEEIQMYMREGHLSYKNMSLADWSALSFLLLSSDSDLEEFDLRKYQASERALLGLLPVVRASTKALLCGCGLSPHSCGPLASVLSSSSLTHLDLSHNDLQDSGVELLCSGLKSAPCKLETLRLSGCLISQRGGAALASALSSAPSHLRELDLSYNHPGPSAELLTALQDQRPLLSVRLDPAGELWMVPGLMKYSCEFSLDPNTAHRRLLLSEDNWTVTGVEQEQEYPDHDDRFTDDYYPQVLSCTGLRGRCYWEVDWSGRVYITVSYRGIRRSGGESRFGNNDQSWSLWISNYGEYYVCHNRKLTRLPRRSGTVGVSSGRVGVSSGRVGVFLDSEAGALSFYDVSSDGELFHIWTFSSSFSEPLFFGFGLRDEGSCVTLVKKTRR